In the Lysinibacillus sp. PLM2 genome, one interval contains:
- a CDS encoding glyoxalase produces the protein MNDLKGIHHVTAITSSAEKIYEFFTYTLGLRLVKKTVNQDDIQTYHLYFTDDVGSPGTDMTFFDFPGIPKGAHGTNEISKTSFRVPSDVALDYWLKRFNRLGVKNSGIKEQFGRKVLPFVDFDDQQYQLISDENNKGVAAGTPWKNGPIPLEYAITGLGPIFVRTAYLDYFKELLINVFNMREVAKEDSFFLFEMGEGGNGAQVIVEYNTVLPQARQGYGTVHHTAFRVENRAELDEWQHRLQGFRLPNSGYVERFYFGSLYSNVAPHILFELATDGPGFMEDEPYETLGEKLSLPPFFESKREEIEGLIRHFDTVRSDKEFEKEYE, from the coding sequence ATGAACGATTTGAAAGGGATACACCATGTAACTGCTATTACAAGCAGTGCGGAAAAAATATATGAATTTTTTACTTACACATTAGGACTACGCTTAGTAAAGAAAACGGTCAATCAAGATGATATTCAAACATACCATCTATATTTCACAGATGATGTAGGGAGCCCTGGGACAGATATGACATTCTTTGATTTCCCAGGCATTCCAAAAGGCGCACACGGAACAAATGAAATTTCAAAGACGTCATTTCGCGTACCAAGTGATGTAGCACTAGACTATTGGTTAAAGCGCTTTAACCGTCTTGGAGTGAAAAATTCAGGGATTAAAGAGCAATTTGGCAGGAAGGTACTTCCCTTTGTAGATTTTGATGATCAACAATATCAACTTATTTCAGATGAAAATAACAAAGGTGTAGCAGCTGGGACTCCTTGGAAAAATGGACCCATCCCATTGGAATATGCAATTACAGGACTAGGGCCAATATTCGTACGTACTGCCTATTTAGACTACTTTAAAGAACTATTGATTAATGTATTTAATATGAGAGAAGTTGCTAAAGAAGATTCGTTCTTTTTATTCGAAATGGGTGAAGGTGGTAATGGTGCGCAAGTCATTGTGGAATATAATACCGTACTCCCACAGGCAAGACAAGGCTATGGAACAGTACATCATACAGCCTTTCGTGTGGAAAATCGAGCTGAGTTAGATGAATGGCAACACCGTCTTCAAGGTTTTAGACTTCCAAACTCAGGCTATGTCGAAAGGTTTTACTTCGGCTCCCTTTATTCCAATGTTGCACCACACATTTTATTTGAACTAGCTACTGATGGTCCTGGGTTTATGGAAGATGAGCCATATGAAACTCTCGGTGAAAAACTGTCTTTACCTCCATTCTTTGAAAGTAAACGAGAAGAAATTGAAGGCTTAATTAGACATTTTGATACAGTGCGAAGTGATAAAGAATTTGAGAAAGAATATGAGTAA
- a CDS encoding phospholipase/carboxylesterase, protein MQHIFKEGTNKDRPVLLLLHGTGGDENDLLALADIVDPTASVLSVRGNVLENGMPRFFKRLAEGVFDIEDLIFRTNELNQFLDSSAKEYNFDRSNIIAIGYSNGANIAASLLFHYENALKGAILHHPMVPRRGVELPQLTETKVFITAGTNDPICPQQESMDLKELLEGAGASVEIYWENRGHQLTMNEVQAAKQWYEGIYK, encoded by the coding sequence GTGCAACATATTTTTAAAGAGGGAACAAATAAAGATAGACCCGTATTATTACTATTACACGGTACAGGTGGGGACGAAAATGACTTATTAGCTTTAGCTGATATAGTTGACCCAACAGCATCCGTTTTAAGTGTAAGAGGAAATGTATTAGAAAATGGTATGCCTCGTTTCTTTAAAAGATTAGCAGAAGGTGTATTTGATATAGAGGATTTAATTTTCCGTACAAATGAATTAAATCAATTCTTAGATTCATCAGCAAAAGAATACAATTTTGACCGTTCAAATATCATAGCGATTGGCTATTCAAATGGGGCAAATATTGCTGCAAGTTTATTGTTTCACTATGAGAATGCATTAAAAGGTGCAATTTTACATCATCCAATGGTACCGAGAAGAGGGGTAGAATTGCCTCAATTAACAGAAACAAAGGTATTTATTACAGCTGGAACAAACGATCCTATTTGCCCTCAACAAGAATCAATGGATTTGAAGGAATTGTTAGAAGGTGCAGGAGCTTCTGTTGAGATTTACTGGGAAAATCGCGGACATCAATTAACGATGAATGAAGTTCAAGCGGCAAAACAATGGTATGAAGGTATTTATAAATAG
- the mhqO gene encoding putative ring-cleaving dioxygenase MhqO — protein sequence MKKQTSGIHHITAIVGHPQENVDFYAGVLGLRLVKKTVNFDDPGTYHLYFGNEGGKPGSIITFFPWPNAYNGKIGDGQVGVTTYVVPVGALGFWKNRLTKFNVVYTVVERFGETYLQFDDPHGLHLEIVERNDGELNPYEISDIKKEVAIKGFGGAILYSSRPEETTNTLVEVLGLEIVGQEGDLKRFKATGDIGNIIDLKMVTGTRGSMGVGTVHHIAWRAKDDKDHLEWQEYAMEHGQRVTEVKDRNYFNAIYFRESGEILFEIATDPPGFAYDETYETMGNELMLPPQYEQYRERLEMSLIPIKVRSLD from the coding sequence ATGAAAAAACAAACTTCAGGGATTCACCATATTACAGCAATTGTCGGTCACCCACAGGAAAATGTAGACTTCTATGCCGGAGTATTGGGGTTACGCTTAGTGAAAAAAACAGTTAACTTTGATGACCCAGGAACATATCATCTATACTTTGGAAATGAAGGTGGTAAGCCAGGTTCAATTATTACCTTCTTCCCTTGGCCAAACGCGTATAATGGCAAAATCGGTGATGGGCAAGTAGGTGTGACTACTTATGTTGTGCCGGTAGGTGCATTAGGCTTTTGGAAAAATCGATTAACTAAATTTAATGTAGTCTATACAGTTGTGGAAAGGTTCGGGGAAACATATTTACAATTTGATGATCCTCATGGGCTTCATCTTGAAATTGTTGAACGAAATGATGGTGAGCTTAATCCTTATGAAATTAGTGATATTAAGAAAGAAGTAGCGATAAAAGGATTTGGAGGAGCTATTCTTTATTCAAGCCGTCCAGAGGAAACAACGAACACATTGGTTGAAGTTTTGGGACTAGAAATTGTAGGGCAAGAAGGTGACTTAAAACGCTTTAAAGCTACTGGGGATATTGGAAACATTATTGACTTAAAAATGGTGACAGGAACTAGAGGGTCTATGGGAGTCGGAACGGTACATCATATTGCATGGCGAGCAAAAGATGATAAGGATCATCTTGAATGGCAGGAATATGCGATGGAACATGGTCAACGAGTAACAGAAGTGAAGGATCGTAATTATTTTAACGCCATCTACTTCCGGGAATCTGGTGAAATTCTATTTGAAATTGCTACAGATCCACCAGGCTTTGCCTATGATGAAACGTATGAAACAATGGGTAATGAGCTAATGTTGCCACCTCAATATGAACAATATCGTGAACGACTAGAAATGTCATTGATACCAATTAAAGTCCGATCGTTGGATTAA